A single genomic interval of Cydia strobilella chromosome 3, ilCydStro3.1, whole genome shotgun sequence harbors:
- the LOC134755709 gene encoding odorant receptor 94b-like isoform X1: MRLWARRKSATLAGACVVSLLRTLRCCGFCGLPPTAANDPPRSLLNRIARATHDVYCGFALAVTSTYLVQQTIYAYLERGDMDTLARVMFLLLCHVTSIAKQIVFMARASRIAKLVQNFDDMAYNPEETTRKDLLIKRAQGASRLGAAYAGTAALTCALWTIFPFLARLGGTRVMFALWVPFAYYSWPEFLIVLLYTHYATSLVAIANTTMDAFIATILGQCKTQLTILKMDFESLAERANERARETGEQVGAAAAALLVRCIKHHHKICDTSREVQAIFGGAVLLQFGIGGWILCMAAYKIVSLSVASLEFVSMVMFLMCILTELFLYCYYGNEVAVESAQVSDAVYGMEWMGPDGVGKEVRRALPFVICCSAGAARRPLRPAAVFIPLSLETFVTIIKSSYTFYAMLRQTQH; the protein is encoded by the exons ATGAG ATTGTGGGCGCGCCGTAAAAGCGCGACGCTTGCCGGCGCCTGTGTGGTTTCACTCCTGCGCACACTGCGATGCTGCGGATTCTGCGGGCTGCCCCCCACGGCAGCGAACGACCCCCCGCGCTCCCTCCTCAACCGCATCGCACGCGCAACACACGACGTCTACTGTGGCTTCGCGCTTGCGGTAACCTCGACGTATCTAGTCCAACAGACCATCTACGCTTATCTG GAGCGCGGCGATATGGATACGCTGGCGCGTGTGATGTTCCTCCTACTCTGTCATGTGACATCTATTGCCAAGCAGATCGTCTTCATGGCGCGTGCTTCTCGCATCGCCAAGCTCGTACAAAACTTTGATG ATATGGCATACAATCCGGAAGAAACAACAAGAAAAGATCTGCTGATAAAAAGAGCGCAAGGAGCGTCTCGGCTTGGAGCGGCGTACGCAGGAACTGCAGCGCTAACCTGTGCCTTATGGACTATTTTTCCATTCCTAGCGCGCTTGGGTGGTACGCGCGTGATGTTCGCTCTATGGGTACCCTTTGCCTATTACTCCTGGCCTGAGTTCCTTATTGTTCTCCTGTACACCCATTACGCCACCTCGTTGGTTGCAATTGCCAATACCACTATGGATGCCTTCATCGCCACCATACTCGGACAGTGCAAGACGCAGCTTACCATACTGAA AATGGACTTTGAGTCGTTGGCAGAGAGGGCAAATGAACGGGCACGTGAAACTGGAGAGCAAGTaggcgcggcagcggcagcacTCCTCGTCCGCTGCATTAAGCACCATCATAAGATTTGCGA CACGTCGCGGGAGGTACAAGCGATTTTTGGCGGAGCTGTGTTGCTACAGTTTGGTATTGGCGGTTGGATTCTCTGTATGGCAGCTTATAAAATTGTTAGC CTTAGTGTGGCCTCTCTGGAATTTGTGTCTATGGTGATGTTCCTAATGTGCATTCTTACCGAGCTCTTTCTTTACTGCTATTATGGCAACGAGGTTGCTGTAGAG AGTGCACAAGTGAGCGATGCGGTATACGGTATGGAATGGATGGGGCCAGATGGAGTCGGTAAAGAAGTACGGCGCGCCTTGCCCTTTGTCATATGTTGCAGCGCCGGCGCCGCTCGTCGCCCTCTGCGTCCCGCTGCGGTGTTCATCCCGCTTTCGCTTGAGACCTTCGTcacg ATCATCAAGTCGTCGTACACATTCTACGCGATGCTGCGACAGACTCAGCATTGA
- the LOC134755709 gene encoding odorant receptor 94b-like isoform X2, with the protein MRLWARRKSATLAGACVVSLLRTLRCCGFCGLPPTAANDPPRSLLNRIARATHDVYCGFALAERGDMDTLARVMFLLLCHVTSIAKQIVFMARASRIAKLVQNFDDMAYNPEETTRKDLLIKRAQGASRLGAAYAGTAALTCALWTIFPFLARLGGTRVMFALWVPFAYYSWPEFLIVLLYTHYATSLVAIANTTMDAFIATILGQCKTQLTILKMDFESLAERANERARETGEQVGAAAAALLVRCIKHHHKICDTSREVQAIFGGAVLLQFGIGGWILCMAAYKIVSLSVASLEFVSMVMFLMCILTELFLYCYYGNEVAVESAQVSDAVYGMEWMGPDGVGKEVRRALPFVICCSAGAARRPLRPAAVFIPLSLETFVTIIKSSYTFYAMLRQTQH; encoded by the exons ATGAG ATTGTGGGCGCGCCGTAAAAGCGCGACGCTTGCCGGCGCCTGTGTGGTTTCACTCCTGCGCACACTGCGATGCTGCGGATTCTGCGGGCTGCCCCCCACGGCAGCGAACGACCCCCCGCGCTCCCTCCTCAACCGCATCGCACGCGCAACACACGACGTCTACTGTGGCTTCGCGCTTGCG GAGCGCGGCGATATGGATACGCTGGCGCGTGTGATGTTCCTCCTACTCTGTCATGTGACATCTATTGCCAAGCAGATCGTCTTCATGGCGCGTGCTTCTCGCATCGCCAAGCTCGTACAAAACTTTGATG ATATGGCATACAATCCGGAAGAAACAACAAGAAAAGATCTGCTGATAAAAAGAGCGCAAGGAGCGTCTCGGCTTGGAGCGGCGTACGCAGGAACTGCAGCGCTAACCTGTGCCTTATGGACTATTTTTCCATTCCTAGCGCGCTTGGGTGGTACGCGCGTGATGTTCGCTCTATGGGTACCCTTTGCCTATTACTCCTGGCCTGAGTTCCTTATTGTTCTCCTGTACACCCATTACGCCACCTCGTTGGTTGCAATTGCCAATACCACTATGGATGCCTTCATCGCCACCATACTCGGACAGTGCAAGACGCAGCTTACCATACTGAA AATGGACTTTGAGTCGTTGGCAGAGAGGGCAAATGAACGGGCACGTGAAACTGGAGAGCAAGTaggcgcggcagcggcagcacTCCTCGTCCGCTGCATTAAGCACCATCATAAGATTTGCGA CACGTCGCGGGAGGTACAAGCGATTTTTGGCGGAGCTGTGTTGCTACAGTTTGGTATTGGCGGTTGGATTCTCTGTATGGCAGCTTATAAAATTGTTAGC CTTAGTGTGGCCTCTCTGGAATTTGTGTCTATGGTGATGTTCCTAATGTGCATTCTTACCGAGCTCTTTCTTTACTGCTATTATGGCAACGAGGTTGCTGTAGAG AGTGCACAAGTGAGCGATGCGGTATACGGTATGGAATGGATGGGGCCAGATGGAGTCGGTAAAGAAGTACGGCGCGCCTTGCCCTTTGTCATATGTTGCAGCGCCGGCGCCGCTCGTCGCCCTCTGCGTCCCGCTGCGGTGTTCATCCCGCTTTCGCTTGAGACCTTCGTcacg ATCATCAAGTCGTCGTACACATTCTACGCGATGCTGCGACAGACTCAGCATTGA
- the LOC134755709 gene encoding odorant receptor 4-like isoform X3, whose protein sequence is MRLWARRKSATLAGACVVSLLRTLRCCGFCGLPPTAANDPPRSLLNRIARATHDVYCGFALAVTSTYLVQQTIYAYLERGDMDTLARVMFLLLCHVTSIAKQIVFMARASRIAKLVQNFDDMAYNPEETTRKDLLIKRAQGASRLGAAYAGTAALTCALWTIFPFLARLGGTRVMFALWVPFAYYSWPEFLIVLLYTHYATSLVAIANTTMDAFIATILGQCKTQLTILKMDFESLAERANERARETGEQVGAAAAALLVRCIKHHHKICDTSREVQAIFGGAVLLQFGIGGWILCMAAYKIVSLSVASLEFVSMVMFLMCILTELFLYCYYGNEVAVEIIKSSYTFYAMLRQTQH, encoded by the exons ATGAG ATTGTGGGCGCGCCGTAAAAGCGCGACGCTTGCCGGCGCCTGTGTGGTTTCACTCCTGCGCACACTGCGATGCTGCGGATTCTGCGGGCTGCCCCCCACGGCAGCGAACGACCCCCCGCGCTCCCTCCTCAACCGCATCGCACGCGCAACACACGACGTCTACTGTGGCTTCGCGCTTGCGGTAACCTCGACGTATCTAGTCCAACAGACCATCTACGCTTATCTG GAGCGCGGCGATATGGATACGCTGGCGCGTGTGATGTTCCTCCTACTCTGTCATGTGACATCTATTGCCAAGCAGATCGTCTTCATGGCGCGTGCTTCTCGCATCGCCAAGCTCGTACAAAACTTTGATG ATATGGCATACAATCCGGAAGAAACAACAAGAAAAGATCTGCTGATAAAAAGAGCGCAAGGAGCGTCTCGGCTTGGAGCGGCGTACGCAGGAACTGCAGCGCTAACCTGTGCCTTATGGACTATTTTTCCATTCCTAGCGCGCTTGGGTGGTACGCGCGTGATGTTCGCTCTATGGGTACCCTTTGCCTATTACTCCTGGCCTGAGTTCCTTATTGTTCTCCTGTACACCCATTACGCCACCTCGTTGGTTGCAATTGCCAATACCACTATGGATGCCTTCATCGCCACCATACTCGGACAGTGCAAGACGCAGCTTACCATACTGAA AATGGACTTTGAGTCGTTGGCAGAGAGGGCAAATGAACGGGCACGTGAAACTGGAGAGCAAGTaggcgcggcagcggcagcacTCCTCGTCCGCTGCATTAAGCACCATCATAAGATTTGCGA CACGTCGCGGGAGGTACAAGCGATTTTTGGCGGAGCTGTGTTGCTACAGTTTGGTATTGGCGGTTGGATTCTCTGTATGGCAGCTTATAAAATTGTTAGC CTTAGTGTGGCCTCTCTGGAATTTGTGTCTATGGTGATGTTCCTAATGTGCATTCTTACCGAGCTCTTTCTTTACTGCTATTATGGCAACGAGGTTGCTGTAGAG ATCATCAAGTCGTCGTACACATTCTACGCGATGCTGCGACAGACTCAGCATTGA